The following proteins are co-located in the Malus sylvestris chromosome 13, drMalSylv7.2, whole genome shotgun sequence genome:
- the LOC126597657 gene encoding exopolygalacturonase-like — MARKLNALAVFLFLLSTSNAKAELGVFDVTSATYGAKPGSDITQALAKAWTDACASPTTSKVVVPSGTYKLTEASFKGPCKAPIEIQVQGKLQAPADGGKLTKPDTWVAFEHINMLTIYGGGTFDGQGALAWKLNDCNKNKDCKSIAINMRFNFVTNSTIQDITSLDSKNFHVNILGCHNVTFQHVNVTAPGESINTDGIHIGRSTGINITDAHIGTGDDCVSIGDGSKEITVTRVTCGPGHGISVGSLGRYPNEEPVVGIRVRNCTLTNTSNGVRIKTWPASPSDGIASDMHFEDIIVVNVSNPILIDQQYCPWNQCKQNIPSKVKISNVSFKNIKGSSATPFAIQIICSRGLPCENVELSDIDLTYSGNKGTLNSQCSNVKPTITRVLKALACATSS, encoded by the coding sequence ATGGCTCGAAAATTGAATGCCCTGGCAGTGTTTTTGTTCTTATTGTCAACATCGAATGCCAAAGCTGAGTTAGGTGTGTTTGATGTTACAAGTGCAACATATGGTGCAAAGCCTGGGTCTGATATCACACAGGCTTTAGCCAAGGCTTGGACTGATGCATGCGCATCCCCAACGACGAGTAAGGTTGTTGTTCCGAGTGGGACATACAAGTTAACAGAAGCAAGTTTCAAAGGTCCTTGCAAGGCTCCTATTGAGATTCAAGTTCAAGGCAAATTACAGGCTCCAGCAGATGGCGGCAAACTTACCAAACCAGATACTTGGGTTGCTTTTGAGCATATTAATATGCTCACCATCTACGGTGGTGGAACTTTTGATGGCCAAGGAGCACTCGCTTGGAAGCTAAATGACTGCAATAAAAACAAAGATTGCAAATCTATCGCCATTAATATGAGGTTCAACTTTGTTACCAATTCCACAATTCAAGACATAACTTCTCTCGATAGCAAGAATttccacgtcaacattttaggGTGCCACAATGTCACATTCCAACATGTCAATGTCACAGCACCTGGAGAGAGCATAAATACGGATGGAATCCATATCGGGCGTTCAACTGGAATCAACATTACTGACGCACACATTGGAACTGGGGATGACTGTGTTTCCATTGGCGATGGAAGCAAAGAAATTACCGTAACTAGGGTTACTTGTGGACCAGGCCATGGCATAAGCGTTGGAAGTCTTGGAAGGTACCCGAACGAAGAACCTGTGGTTGGAATCAGAGTTAGGAACTGCACCTTGACTAATACATCCAACGGTGTGAGAATCAAGACATGGCCTGCTTCTCCTTCAGATGGTATTGCATCAGATATGCACTTTGAAGATATTATAGTGGTCAACGTCAGCAACCCTATCCTCATAGACCAACAGTACTGCCCGTGGAATCAATGTAAACAGAACATTCCGTCAAAAGTGAAGATCAGCAACGTCAGCTTTAAGAACATTAAGGGCTCATCTGCAACACCATTTGCAATCCAAATTATATGCAGCAGGGGCTTACCGTGTGAGAATGTGGAATTGTCTGACATTGATCTCACCTACAGCGGAAACAAAGGCACTCTTAACTCTCAATGTTCTAATGTGAAGCCCACCATTACTCGCGTGCTAAAAGCTCTTGCATGCGCTACCTCTTCGTGA
- the LOC126597662 gene encoding 60S ribosomal protein L23, translating into MSKRGRGGSAGNKFRMSLGLPVAATVNCADNTGAKNLYIISVKGIKGRLNRLPSACVGDMVMATVKKGKPDLRKKVLPAVIVRQRKPWRRKDGVFMYFEDNAGVIVNPKGEMKGSAITGPIGKECADLWPRIASAANAIV; encoded by the exons ATGTCGAAGCGAG GGCGTGGAGGGTCCGCTGGAAACAAGTTTAGGATGTCACTGGGTCTTCCAGTTGCAGCCACTGTGAACTGTGCCGATAACACCGGAGCTAAGAATCTTTACATCATTTCCGTGAAGGGGATCAAGGGTCGTTTGAACAGGTTGCCATCTGCTTGCGTTGGTGACATGGTCATGGCCACTGTCAAGAAGGGAAAGCCTGACCTCAGGAAGAAGGTCCTGCCTGCTGTCATTGTGAGGCAGCGCAAGCCATGGCGCCGAAAGGATGGTGTCTTCATGTACTTTGAAG ATAATGCTGGTGTTATTGTGAATCCGAAGGGAGAAATGAAAG GGTCTGCTATTACCGGTCCGATCGGAAAGGAGTGTGCTGATCTCTGGCCTAGGATTGCAAGTGCTGCTAATGCCATCGTCTGA
- the LOC126597652 gene encoding uncharacterized protein LOC126597652 has protein sequence MDDKFVDAQKYHAGQEDSLHRVSEERELSGEGTLNSSGSKLKRLVTWSNPQHALVSNVKRSQISKCCIKGSLFQSGISFDCRIPKHILSLDEKFRRKCMELIHISASKVARCNSAVKLSSSKISALHERLNVAEIRSGDTCSSARFVIECPLEAGGGSVVISPSGQWIVGRVMGSKSMTNILKSPLFHQFGPLGGNTDLRRIDCNNDKGSICYDYTDSPGRFSFSSSPMLEKEKPIKGSHKNEFDAGHKRLASICSTNSASSDQSSAAALATVSRGMLQCTWKGGNPHFVFSTDEQREVYVANLWKVESEEDKTLDYIYLFHSGKGGQKDHEIRDSESQLVGKMKVNNLVSLCPNNSKIMETEFVLFGGGIEVQASSHNLRKSKGLSKKVVEAFRTTHSSKQRTIPKLSGPCSIIENPSQEPCLDTGNNQDALGVPSLLEDHLPPNFELASIVVKDHLPDDRKEEAGGWGLKFLKKVGNKKISNSVEASVPIKCCCNNSDFSTSMDVLVPAGIHSGPRTRNGGPSSLTERWRSGGQCDCGGWDLGCPLTVLKTKSSKEDILPQSDIQEECKSFELNRMGSEHGPPAWRMLNVHDGLYFVHFQPSLSTLQSFAIAVAIIHAQSPALRPKCTGVLSTKVQGLKIM, from the exons ATGGATGATAAATTTGTAGATGCTCAGAAATACCACGCGGGACAAGAGGATTCATTGCATAGAGTGAGCGAGGAGCGGGAATTATCAGGAGAAGGTACTTTAAATTCGTCTGGCTCAAAATTGAAAAGGTTGGTCACTTGGTCAAATCCACAGCATGCACTAGTTTCAAATGTCAAGCGTTCGCAAATTAGTAAATGTTGCATTAAAGGTTCCTTGTTTCAAAGTGGTATCAGCTTTGACTGTAGGATTCCAAAGCATATACTGAGCTTAGATGAAAAATTTCGTCGTAAATGCATGGAATTGATTCATATTAGTGCATCCAAAGTAGCTCGATGTAATTCAGCTGTGAAATTGAGCTCTTCAAAGATCAGTGCTTTACACGAGCGCTTGAATGTTGCTGAAATTAGAAGTGGAGATACATGTAGTTCTGCTAGATTCGTGATTGAATGTCCATTGGAAGCTGGAGGTGGGAGTGTGGTAATAAGCCCTTCCGGACAGTGGATTGTAGGTAGAGTTATGGGGAGCAAGAGTATGACAAACATATTAAAGAGCCCTTTGTTTCACCAATTTGGGCCCTTAGGTGGCAATACAGACTTGAGAAGAATAGACTGCAATAATGACAAAGGCTCGATATGCTATGATTACACAGACTCACCTGGCAGATTTAGTTTCTCTTCGTCACCGATGCTAGAAAAGGAAAAACCAATTAAGGGAAGCcataaaaatgaatttgatgCCGGCCACAAAAGACTTGCTTCTATCTGCAGCACAAACTCAGCGTCATCTGATCAATCTTCTGCTGCTGCTCTCGCCACTGTCTCTCGGGGAATGCTTCAATGCACTTGGAAGGGAGGGAATCCTCATTTTGTTTTCTCCACGGATGAACAAAGGGAGGTCTATGTAGCCAACTTGTGGAAAGTCGAGTCTGAAGAGGATAAGACTCTGgactatatatatttgtttcattcaGGAAAGGGTGGGCAAAAGGACCATGAGATTCGTGATAGTGAGTCGCAACTTGTTGGTAAGATGAAAGTCAATAATTTGGTCTCCCTCTGCCCAAACAATTCAAAGATCATGGAGACtgaatttgttttgtttggtgGTGGTATTGAGGTACAAGCTTCTAGCCATAACCTCAGGAAGAGCAAGGGGTTATCAAAAAAGGTGGTTGAGGCGTTCAGGACAACTCACTCATCCAAACAAAGAACCATCCCCAAATTGAGTGGACCGTGTTCCATAATTGAAAATCCTTCTCAGGAGCCATGCCTTGATACAGGCAACAATCAAGATGCTCTAGGTGTGCCCAGCTTGTTAGAGGATCATCTCCCTCCAAATTTCGAATTGGCTTCCATTGTTGTGAAAGACCATCTCCCTGATGATCGAAAGGAGGAAGCTGGAGGTTGGGGTTTGAAATTTCTGAAGAAAGTTGGGAATAAGAAAATCAGTAACTCTGTGGAGGCTTCAGTACCTATCAAATGTTGTTGTAATAATAGTGATTTCTCTACCAGTATGGATGTCCTAGTCCCAGCAGGAATTCACAGTGGGCCAAGGACCAGAAATGGTGGTCCTTCAAGTCTTACTGAAAGATGGAGATCTGGTGGACAGTGTGACTGTGGAGGTTGGGATCTGGGGTGCCCGCTCACAGTACTCAAAACCAAATCAAGCAAAGAAGACATTTTGCCTCAGTCTGACATTCAGGAGGAGTGCAAGTCATTCGAGTTAAATAGAATG GGTTCAGAGCATGGTCCTCCTGCATGGAGGATGTTGAATGTCCATGATGGTTTGTATTTTGTTCATTTTCAACCATCTCTGTCAACTCTGCAGTCTTTCGCAATTGCAGTAGCGATTATCCATGCACAGAGTCCAGCCCTCCGACCCAAATGTACAGGCGTTTTAAGTACCAAAGTCCAGGGTTTGAAAATTATGTAG